In Aptenodytes patagonicus chromosome 22, bAptPat1.pri.cur, whole genome shotgun sequence, one DNA window encodes the following:
- the PKP1 gene encoding plakophilin-1 produces the protein MLHSPLKTALAYECFQDQASSTLALPSDHKLKTKGTGKQRVQEQVMMTVKRQKQKSSVSSSVGHSNRGSIYDGLADGYGYGTSRGSYYTKTQTGNSNWGYPLYNGTLKRDAENRRYSSYSQMEGWGSKHYSKAVCSPARAGSDYCFVQNIKSSRSEPDLYCEPPRGTLRKSQVGGRAEHKATLNRQSIYSSCSTQQGTTRTSKKMPARALSCPSSNKPDVVYAQPMMSCKQDAVYGQAQSSSKICGDEIDGGTMTIQKAIQLLCSSDDKYQAMGAYYLQHTCFQDESAKQEVYRLGGIAKLVELLRSTNQNVQRAAAGALRNLVFKNPTNKIETRRQNGIRECVSLLRRTGNTEIQKQLTGLLWNLSSTDELKEELIQEALPVLTDCVIIPFSGWSDGSCNRTREIIDPEVFFNATGCLRNLSSADMGRQTMRNYPGLIDSVMTYAQNCVASNRPDDKSVENCICILHNLSYRLDAEVPNKYTQLNHMARSVYMDKTLTGCFNSRSGKMENDEYGVPLPEEDFKPKGPTWLYHSDAIRTYLSLMDQSKKDATLEACAGALQNLTASRGLMSSAMSQLIGLKEKGLPRIARLLQSNSSEVVRSGASLLSNMSRHPALHKTMAHQVLPDVSRLLSFQSGNTNSYGEIMTSACYTLRNLIMSNPHLGKSYLTSNMLNNVVSLCRNGSCPKAAEAARLLLTDLWSNRELQSVLKQQGFDKNMMGSLAGTTFRTLSSRF, from the exons ATGCTTCACTCTCCACTGAAAACAGCGTTGGCGTATGAGTGTTTCCAAGATCAGGCCAGCTCCACTCTGGCTCTGCCCTCGGACCACAAGCTGAAAACTAAGGGCACGGGAAAACAGCGGGTCCAAGAGCAAGTGATGATGACGGTGAAGCGGCAGAAGCAAAAGTCGTCTGTGTCGTCGAGCGTGGGCCACTCCAACCGAG GTTCCATTTACGATGGTTTAGCTGATGGTTATGGCTACGGGACATCCCGGGGCAGCTATtacaccaaaacccaaacaggaaACAGCAACTGGGGATATCCG CTGTACAACGGGACCCTGAAGCGGGACGCGGAGAACAGGCGCTACAGCTCGTACAGCCAGATGGAGGGCTGGGGCAGCAAGCACTATAGCAAGGCTGTCTGCAGCCCCGCCAGGGCCGGCAGCGACTACTGCTTTGTGCAGAACATCAAGAGCAGCCGGAGCGAGCCTGACCTCTACTGTGAACCACCCCGGGGCACGCTGAGGAAGAGCCAGGTGGGGGGCCGGGCAGAGCACAAGGCAACCTTGAACCGCCAGAGCATCTACAGCAGCTGTAGCACCCAGCAAGGAACTACCAGGACAAGTAAAAAAATGCCAGCACGGGCCCTCTCCTGCCCCTCAAGCAACAAGCCCGATGTGGTCTATGCCCAGCCCATGATGAGCTGCAAGCAGGATGCGGTTTATGGACAGGCTCAGTCCAGCTCCAA AATATGTGGTGATGAGATAGACGGCGGTACAATGACCATCCAGAAAGCCATACAACTTCTGTGCTCCTCTGATGACAAATACCAGGCCATGGGTGCTTACTACCTCCAGCACACTTGCTTCCAGGATGAGTCTGCCAAGCAAGAG GTCTATCGGCTGGGGGGAATCGCCAAGCTCGTTGAGCTGCTCCGCAGCACAAACCAGAATGTTCAGCGGGCGGCAGCTGGAGCCCTCCGAAATTTGGTCTTCAAGAATCCAACCAACAAGATAGAAACCCGGCGGCAGAATGGAATAAGGGAGTGCGTGAGCCTCCTACGGAGGACAGGGAACACTGAAATTCAGAAACAACTGACAG GACTGCTCTGGAACCTCTCCTCCACTGATGAATTGAAAGAAGAGTTGATACAGGAGGCCCTCCCCGTCTTAACAGACTGTGTTATCATCCCTTTCTCTGGCTGGTCTGATGGCAGCTGCAATAGGACAAGAGAAATTATTGACCCAGAAGTATTCTTCAATGCTACAGGTTGTTTGAG AAACTTGAGTTCTGCAGACATGGGGCGCCAGACCATGAGGAATTACCCTGGCTTGATCGATTCAGTCATGACTTATGCCCAGAACTGTGTGGCTTCTAACCGACCTGATGATAAG TCTGTGGAGAATTGCATCTGCATCCTGCACAACCTCTCCTACCGCCTGGATGCCGAAGTTCCCAACAAATACACCCAGCTCAACCACATGGCCCGGAGCGTTTATATGGACAAAACTCTCACAGGCTGCTTCAATAGCAGGAGTGGTAAAATGGAG AATGACGAGTACGGTGTCCCCCTTCCAGAGGAGGATTTTAAACCCAAAGGACCCACCTGGCTCTACCACTCTGATGCCATCCGCACTTACCTGTCCCTGATGGATCAGAGCAAGAAGGATGCCACCCTGGAAGCTTGTGCTGGAGCCCTGCAGAACCTCACTGCGAGCCGAGGGCTG ATGTCCAGCGCAATGAGCCAATTGATTGGTTTGAAGGAAAAAGGTTTGCCTCGCATAGCACGGCTCCTCCAGTCCAACAGCTCTGAAGTTGTCCGGTCTGGGGCTTCTTTGCTGAGCAACATGTCCCGGCATCCTGCCCTCCACAAAACCATGG CTCACCAGGTGCTCCCAGATGTATCACGTCTCCTGTCATTCCAGTCTGGAAATACCAACAGCTATGGCGAGATCATGACATCAGCTTGTTACACTCTGAGGAACCTCATCATGTCCAACCCACACCTGGGAAAGTCTTACTTGACAAGCAACATGCTAAATAATGTAGTAAGCCTGTGCCGAAATGG